agtgtacatccactgcagtgtgagtaaaccaaatctattcgaatagccgtgctcgcgattattgagcaccgggacatgtattacacttggctagactctaaattcttaacttgtgtgggatgggatattgcatgatgaattttatgctgatggagccacttcctgagaggagggaaggtggacgtcctcagaaaaccatgacgactcaatggcgggaagctatccttgggattacaatggatggtggacataaccgtcgttgtttaatgcgaacactggtattaaaacttgatcagtctatgctaggtcttaggcttgtgaaaagaattgcaaaactagctttatgcaaaagaacctgaagccattccttgaaataccttCTATCATACGCATTGTTAttatggtggcttgctgagtatggttggtactcacccttgctatttatatatcttttaggagagtgttgaagagaagcccttgtcgttacgcttgcgtatccaacaagatgatcggagtgcggtcttgtgctaggtctcgttccccagtcgactgcctgtggcatgttaaccgggccctatTATtgttttgtcttccgctgttgttctctgatagttgttggcctacctggccctaatgtaagtatttaactcttatAGCCTGAATTCAtccgtgatatgttgtgatccaactatgtatgtgtgtaccaactactgatccagaaattggtacggataaacacagaagatttccgatttccaaaatcgggggtctacacgGAGGAGAGAGGTCCGAGATGTGTTTTTTATGgcaagtaatttttttactcatcATAGAGATTACAATTCGAAAGATTTGTATGttaagtaatttttttactgggTAATAGACGAGAGGgatagatagagagagggaTAGATAGAGAGATCAGATGGTCGTAATTTTGTTACTGAAAATTGTGCAACTGCAGTAAATTAACTTTTAATTGATCGTGGGAACCAAGACAACGAGAACTTATCCCAACGTTATTCTCATCCAATCTTACGAGTCACGGATTAGTATATTTCAAGTAAACGTTCGTGTGAGCAATTGGAGTTATTATTTAACTCCGAGTTAACTTTTTCACTAAGCTTAACGATGAGGATTAGTCAATTTTTGGGTAGGATTTTGTCGCTGTGTGTCGCGCCACGTTGTTCCATGGCGCGCAACACCGGTGTGTGGCGCTACGTAGCGCCACCGTATATACACACAattttaatgtaaaaaaaatatacacatgtatataacGTTTGTGTGTACCtataaaaaacctaaaaaattacgtgtatacaaactttgtatatgtatatacaaactttgtatgtgtatacaaactttgtatacgggTATAAAAACCcaaaatacacatatatataaactttatatatatatacaaactttgtatatgtgtataaaaaattggtaatacatatatatgcaagctttgtatacatgtatacaaagtcTATAtatgcgtatacaaactttgtatacgtgtataaaAAATTGGTAATACATATGTATGCAAgctttgtatatatgtatacaaagtCTATAtatgcgtatacaaactttgtatacgcgtatacaaactttgtatttgTACACATACAAAGTTAGCATACGTACGTATTAaacagaaaacagaaaaaaaaaacgaaaacagAAAGTACGGAATAAAAACAGAAAAGAGAAAccgaaaaaaaaggggaaaaaaaggaacgTGCGCCAAAAAGAAAAgcggaaagaaaaaaacagaaaaaacgaGAAAAAAGGAAACCGTACGGAATTGCGAAAAAAAATCAgcgcgcagcgccgccgcccgcgccccccTTTCTGCACGGGACACGCGTCCAGTTGCGCGATCGCTCATTAGaacacccgcaatggtaaagtaaggtgctatctataaaacatgtacatctcagcaatagactagattaatagtagaccacctcaatagtatgtctacatggatatctatagctctctaatgcattgtctcgtttttctttatagactatctccaggttagtagatagctttgctctctctcttcattaattctcttccaagtaggaaaatatactgacatggatctcttctagagagcctatagataaccattgtagGTGCCCCTTAGCAATCTCGCCTGTTGACTCCTTGCGCTCGCGGCCTTTAGAATGTTAGCATATACCCTCGATTGACAACCATCCATCCGTCTCCTGCGTGCGCCGTCGGCCGTTGCCTGCGTCTTTTCGGCCTGCCTGCTCGCTTGTTCGCCTGCCTGCGCCGATTTCCGCGAGGGAGAAGCGGTGGGTGCGGCCgtcgtcctgctgcttccgcctcCGGTGAGCAACCGTGCCTCTTCCTTTCGGATTTGCTTTAATCTTATATTCTCGTCTAGATCTGGAAGCTATGGTTAATTTTCTCTTTGCTTAAACCCTAATGCTTATGACAGGTTTCCACTGTACCCCCATTCCCCACGTTAGGTCCGCCCTTGCAAAAAGATCCCGGATGGGTCGTGCGAATGATGCTCCAATCGATCGTAATCCCATCTAACTTCGCTTCTTTTGACTAAATTCGTGATATTTTGCTTCCTACCTGCCTGTAAAATTGTTGAGTTGGATCGGACCAATTTAATTCTGTTATCACGTGCTTTTTTGTGCAAAAGATGCTCTCGGCCGGTACGGGATTCATTCGATTCGAGGGCCTCTTATCGTAGGCGGGGTAGATTTCCTTACACCGCTAACTGCTCTGTTTGACGATGTTGCTTTGCGTCGGGTCCTATCCACAAAGGAGCGCTTTGAAGAATATTTGCAATTTTGTGAGCGAGCATTTGAAATCGCTGCAACCGAACTGGTTTCTGCAGCCAACTCACCTGTACGTATTACATTCGATTGCTGATAATTGTAAATCGCCATCTTTACCGGtaatagatactccctccattcctaaaTGAGCTTCATATTTCACCTAAGCAGCAAGACCAAGGAGCAGTTACTATCCCATCTATCCGTGCATGTCGCTTCATCAATTTTGCATGCCACATGCACCAGCCAATCAGCTATAATGCATTAATTCCACGCATGCAGCAGCTCCCAACTTAACTCTCACAGAgccaatgcatgcatgcagtgctGCTTAATACGAAGCGCCATTATCGTCTACCCATGATTTCTGCTGCTTCCTAATGTAATACGAAGATCAAATTGAAACTTTTTACTTTTGGTAATGCAAAGATCAtttaggaatggagggagtatatgctatCCGTTTCACGTGCAGGTTGACTTGTTTCTGTTCACCATGGAGGATGCTAAGATATTTCAAGGTTATTATTTGTTTCAGACCATAATGTTCCGTGAAGTAAGTCTCCCTTAACAACCTACTTGCAAGCTTATGCCACTAAGCCTCATCCAAAAACAAACAGGATTGGGTCACTGCTGGTGTATGTCGGTCATGACATAGGAGTATTTCTTTTCCAGAGACAGATTGGCATTAgcaatcaacaaaaaaaatacattttatgCACCCCATGTATACTTTGATGATAACGTCTTGGTTAAAACATGTGCAAGAGGGAGCTCTGCTAATTAAGGCTTTGAGAAACTCAGGATTGTAAGATACTAGTAAGAAAAGAAACTTGTATACTGTCCAGATGTTCCGGTTTAGGTCTAGTTCATTTCCATTCATCAACAGCAAAAAATATGTGACATTTTTTATTGCATTGATATATACTGTACAGACTATAGAACAAATAAGATAAACTAAGTTGCTGGATGGATGATTCTCTTCTGTTAAGCATTCCAGTAAAGAAAATGTTCTATTAGGAAGAGTAGGAAGAACATGAGTGCTGGTTAAGTTGGGGCCTACCTTTCTTCCAACCAGAGAAGGGATGATTGatacaatttatttttttattgaatttcATTTGGATTGTCACAAGTACTATATATTTGAGCATATGAAAGGTGATATTGGTTTAACACACGCATAAACAGTATAAGAACCAAGATTAAGTGCTGCTTACATATCGCATGTGTGTGTGCGTCCTTAAATCTACTTAACATTTCAAGGGTTACTACTTGTCATGGGCATTTGGCAAGGAGTCCGAGGCCCATGATCATGCCCAAGGGGGAGGTGTCCTCAAGCCAGACTATATGATTGAAGAGGGCATGAAGGGCACACAACATTTGAGGGGTTTCCAGAGTTATGGGATTTAATTAGAttagattgggttgtttgttGCCAGCCTatataaggctgtgttcggtaggaggggttgggaacctctTCCCTCCGACATGCAAAACGAAGCAcgtattagctaaaataaatttaaaaactagattaatatgattttctaaagcaactttcgAATATAAAACTTTTGAAAAGAATACATTGTTTAACCGTTTGGGAAGCATGCATGCGAAAAATGAGGGAGATGAAGTCGGGAAAATAGActaaagaacacagcctaagtgtaGTTAGCGTGTCTATTGACTGAAGGAATGAAGATCAATCTATATATAATATCTTCCCTGGTTCGTTACACCAACTGATAGTCCTCTCATCCCTAATAACTCATGCCACCTGGATATCCCCTCCCAGGGTTCTTTATCCCTAATTCTGCCCATAACACTACTTGTGGCTTTGAACCATACTTTGTGTATGTTTTCATCTCTGCCCTTTGATCTTCTATGCTTTTGTCTTCTTTGTGACTTTTAGGACTCAATAATTTTGACAATTATACATACGTGTGGATACTACCATTTTGTTtcatcatttgattcattttcCCGAGCTCAGAGGTTGTGATGTCTTATCCCATGCAATTTTACACAGTTGGGCTAGCAATCTGGTAAAAACATTCACACAAGAAGCAAATCTCATTTTTCTTTACATTTTAAAAGATAATTTGGAGAAACTTTGGTTGAGTAATCACTTGAAACACCCATATATAGACTAAAGATGGTTGTTATATTCAATTTCAAAGAAAAATGTGAAtgcaaatataaataaaaatagcaGTTACAATCGTTGGCATGTGCAATCTACGATTCAGTGATCTTTCTTCCCATGTATACTATCCCTTGGAAACATCATTGCTAAAGGTTAATACATATTACTAAACTTTTAAAGTTGTTGTAGGTGTTGCAACACATGTCAACCACACTAGTTGTTGACAATATGGGGTACACCAGACAGTTTGTAGAAAGTTTGTCTATTCTAATTTATAAAATGTATCTTTGtttccccttttttcttttgccttttTTTCTATCTTAGGTATCACCCTACTCAAACATTGAAATGGGACTTCCATGTTGCAGCATTCTATCATTAAGGACGATCAAGTTAATGGAATTGAGGCTGACAACAGCTCAACTACTTTCTTAAGTGCCAATGATCAAAGTGTCATCAACAGTTATAAGGATGTAAGTGCTTGTAGCAAGGACCTAAATAATCCCTCTGTAACTATCTCGTAGGTACATCAGATGTTTTATCATCTGTTGCTATTTTGCTTAATAAACATTGTTCAAATCCTTAGTTGTTGTATTGGTAGGTAGGTCATCTCatgttatttttaattttctttactTTGCTTTGGTAGAAGAtaaatactccttccgtttcaaatTACTAGTCATTCTAGTTTTTTCCTTAGTCAAACATTACTAACTTTGATCatcaatttataaaaaaatcgtATAGTTTAACAATATATGGATTATATATTATCAAAGTATTTCTCATGGTGAATCTAAAAACGTAAAACTCATGTTAAACTATACGGATTTCTAGAAATTGATGGTAAAAGTTAAAAAGTTTGAGACTTAGGGCAAAGCTAGAAAGACAAGTAATTTGGAACAGAGGGCgtatcatatattaaaactgTCCCAgtaaatgcaatatatattctTTATGAAGATTGCATGTATGCAAACATAATTAACTTTGTAGTGCCACACTTTAATTTCTTGGATCATAATATTAATGCTTGCTAGGATGTTCCTGTTAGTGTTAATGCGTGATGGTAAATTATACATTTGAACATGACTTCTATAGATACATGAGTTGCACGTGTTGTCTCTCATCAGGTATCCAAGAGTTATGTGCTTTATTGTTTGCTAGTATATTTGAGtgctatttttattttgttgccTCCAGACTGACATAAGTATGCATAAAGTTACATTTCATATTTGTCGTGTTTTGGTAAGTATTTTGAAGGTTATTTGGCATTACTATTCATGTAAGATGATCCATGTCAAGTTGGCTTAATTGTATGGTTATATCTGAAATGCTGGTTAGCTTGTTTATTTGCTAGACCTAGGCAAGATAAGCTAAGCCACTAGACTCAATATTCATTGTGAGCTGAGCTTAGCTGACCATTTAAGATAAACCATTTAGTAAATTATACAGGTACTATGGTGAAGCTAAGAGCCTCTATCTCTATGGAGTATGGAGCAATGTATTTTGAGATTAGCCATTTTTCTGCATTGAAAGCATTTAAATTCAGAGAAACATAATCTGTGCTAGGATGTGGGAAGAGAAATATTCAGCTGCAAGACTTTCATCCATACATTTTATTTCTACTATGGTTGTTAAGGTGTCACTTTAGCGTCACTAAAGTGGCAAGGCGCTCATAGGATGTAAGGCGTCACTTCCCCTTACTTCACAGGAGAAAGAATGGTGAAAGGGCCAAGGTGAAGGGGACTGATGTTAGAacttcaatggttactctcattgagaagaggatggcactcagagtggggcaattttctggttttcttcattcacaaacTCAAAAGCCATACCATcccgagggaggttggatacatatataacggagcgtggggctcctcaccgggagaccgcgcaggcccccctttgccggttcggccgggggccctgggtgagattctaagctcctagtctgtggaaagttcgcgagaatggaaaaagcacaagacacgggcgatgtatacaggttcgggccgctgagaagcgtaataccctactcctgtgttctggtggatctgtgtatgaagaagctacaaagagctggagagccagagagctcttattctaaaaaccctcttctcctttctttttttttctctcatggGATCTCCTCTCCAGATCATCCCCCCTTCCAGCCCCCTctcttaagtgggcaaggtcctccttttatatctcaaggggataccacatgcaccacttctccctctctctctttttgggtGGGGGCCCATCCTATCTATAGTAAAACTTGGCTTGCCTTCTCTTGGAAGCTGAAACACTGCCTGTTTTTGAGTGTGGCCACACGTCCTCGTTCGTCTGACctcggggatcaccctgtcatctcttcataaatgggcggagatttgcaacggCTGCTGCCCGAGTgacccttctgatgggacggcccatacctacctccactccgagggaagcaggtgcaacgtgggaacACGGTTGTCTTCCGGCGACATAaccagtgtcagaccagtcacagaccggtcacctttgtccaccacgtgtcagtttagcaatctgcatgttcgcccttcttcatacaacgtCTTGCTTATAATGGTTGGGataaagcctggcatatatctgaccaggaccaacgtgccatctccaggagctagcacgctggctccggctagggacgagtgcctagagactctcatcctgacgggacggggcgaggcgtgtgtcagatcgcctgttgccacctaacccgcaatctgaccgatctgtgaccggtcacagaccggataaacgagcgtgcCATACTGCGCTACAtgtggcgtgacgcgctcgtccaaaccgcaataaatgcggttaggtgagccccgctatgctcacctaccccatatacgcggcgcaaaacccacaaggggtcggggcgcctcggccctcggggccgagacgggagcggtccgacccctcggggagacaaagagaagggcggccgtatcaccctcgggcccgacccccccccccgagggggttaggccacgtgggtgatcgtgtctgcctcaagtctctaagtcatgatactcccggtcccatgtcaccgacagtagcccccggcgttatgccaggacgatcgccctcctcgagggaagcggtcgggcgtgacgccacttcctaaggcctggtgacaggtggggccggtctaaaaatcgggacaagccggttcgtttttcctggagatatggtgatggcgcttcggtcggcgagcgtaattaacgcgcgcacgatatgttccatctcgactgccacagccgcatatccacctcatgcaccgcaaacgggcgaatgggattagtggaagcgtgggcgcgagaaacgagggggcaagatagtgggcgcgagaaacgaggagccgggcacagcgttggcaagggtataaagtcgccgaggaagagatttgcttccttcctctcgccattattccccttgtcttcgccgcttgcgccctaactccttgtttcctgtgccctaccttcgccacacgcgctcgctctcaaacatctcttcttccggcgtcatggcacggggctccgctccgcttgacggtagcgtgctgccgccttcccgcatcgtgagcgagagacaggccgggctgccgcgccgcttcatgccggaatctgccaccggccgggagatagtctcgctgggcgagggatgcccggcgccacgctacccggggcggtccgtcttcttcctcccttttgcaatggcagggctggttccgccattttcttctttcttcatggatgttctggagttttacgatctccagatggcgcacctcaccccaacgcggtaatgacattggccatcttcgcgcacctgtgcgagatgttcatcggggtgcgcccatcccttcggctgttccggtggttcttcaccgtacagccggtgtcgccgccgtcggtggttggtggttgctacttccagccgcgggggccggcgctgaaccgctacattccctgcgtcctccgcaagaagtgggatgactggaagagcgactggttctacacccccctcgccgacgaagcgcgcctccgacttccgagccagcctccagcgcaggcctccaactggcgggcgccggtagatctgggagatggctacgacgccgtcctcgaccgcctggcgggcctgcgatcccaggggctcacaggggccatggtgttcggcgactatcttcgtcgccggatcgcgccactccagcggcgcgcccggggcgcctgggagtacaccgggtccgaggactgtatgaggacccaccggagggtcaaatgggactgggtccccgaagacttcaaggtaatgatccaacgggtgctgaatctcagctccgcggaggcatccctcatcccccaaggagtcctccgcctctgcagcgatccagatcgcgccaacatcctgtccatcatgatggcggtcggggcctcagaggagcgagctcctAAGGGCCATGACGGTGCGAGCGGGAGCCGCAAGGGAGATCaatctaccccaggagggggttGTGCTTCCGGGCCCCGTGATGGGGgctcggggggcagccgccctgccgacgcccgagggaagaggaagcaagagggtacttcctccccatctcctccccaagggggcggggcggcgcgtgttagcagcaggcgcccggagggggccgcgccgacgccgcagcccgaggggcagcggaagaagaaacggctccgcaagatggggggaacagaaccatcccggggaaacctcatttccccaccaaggtggtcgtttaaccgaccccctcgcaggttcgtcccacgcccattgtggctgtattcattcttcCAACACAAGTTTTCattcacccatcttgtttgtcttctggcttttcttctgcttcagcgagatcccgtcgcgtccttCTTGCCAATTCAAGTCCGGCCAATCTGAGGCCGAGAATGCGGCGACCACGGAggctcggaggcgggaatctgactggcgagaagccgcggatcgcctacgggaagccgaggaggccgcccaggtggccgtccgagctcgccaagctgaagaagccgctcgggaggaggccagacttcgccaggccaaggcggcgacgacttccgaggcagctcgcgacgagggccgcgggcgcatcgcttgggcccactccctcgggcgacgctcaggacaagccaggtccgggggacatccctgagtccggcacgtccatcggcgggccgagccgcgcggcatcctcaccgaggcggctctcccccacgccttccgctgccccactgagcgcagagcctcttctgcaggccttggccatCGCTAACActacggtgttggacgggttaagtgcccagatggaggccttgcaagcagagcgggtggagctcgacgccgcatgggcacgtgtcgaagaggggcgtcgctcggtggaggccatggtggaggtgggccgcaaggcacaccgccgtcatgtctcagagctcgaagcccgtcggaagatgctgggggagatcgccaggggggtggaggaggagaggggggctgccctcatcgccactaccgtgatgaacgaggcacAGGACaacctccgccttcaatacgggagctgggaggcggagctagggaagaagctcgacgccgcccggggggtccttgacgctgccgctgcccgagaacggcgggcggcggagaccgaggtggcatcccggcggcgcgaagaaacccttgaggcccgtgccatggcgctggaagagcgtgcctgcgtcgtggagagggacctggcggaccgcgaggccgccgttgctattcgggaggtcacactggcggtgcacgaagccgcctgtgccgaagaagagtccgcactccgcctccgcgaggatacgctcaccgagcgggagcgagccctcgaggaggccgaggccgcagcACAGAGGCTAGCGGAGAGCGCGTCCCTCCGCGAAGCTGCGCAAGAGGACCAAGCGCGTCGCAATCTGGAAAGTGCCCGCGctgagagggccgcactgaaccagcgggccgctgaactcgaggcgcaggcaagggagctggatgcaagggcgcgtagcggcggggcggccacgggcgacagcgacttagccgcccgcctcgcagctgccgaacacaccatcgcggatctgcagggcgcgctgcattcgtccaccggggaggtcgaggcccttcgCCTGGCAGGCGAGATAGGGCCCAGCATGCTTCGCGACGCCGTGTCCCGTTTAGACCGCgtcgggcggcaggcgggtctctggggcgggcggactgtgaagtacgccgccaaccaggggggcctcgcccagcgcctctcggagatggccgggactctccagcggctccccgaggagctcgaggggacgattaagtcatcctcgagggacctcgcccgaggagcggtggagctcgtactggcgagttaccaggccagggaccccgacttctccccatggacggcgctggacgagttccctcccgggaccgaggacggcgcgcgcgcgcaggtccgggatgccgccgaccatatcgtccacagcttcgagggttcggcccctcggctcgcgttcgccctcaactccgacgaggagggcgatgacggcggtgtgggcgacagtggcgacgaggctggcgacccgggtgcatcggagtgagcccccaggcccccgccaatcctcagttttttcttcttttctttcctccaaggccttcgggcctcctttttgtatagattaacttaatctgcaatcaaaataaagaaatttctgtgtcaatttcattttgctatgtgtatgagatgaggatgatctgtgccgtggtccttttatGTCTTAACTTGATTAAGGGCTCAtgcccaggtcccagtcctcaaaaggcgcgggtcggggctagtgcctggggagatccacgtgtcgagactggccaggccgggagcgtggtgaccgagggttatgggtgacccgattgtgggtttttgccgattccccccggagttcaccacgccccggggcacggctcggttctgggccccttttggcgattttagccgacccgagcccccgagggcaggattgagcacaagtgacctatttcaagtcaagattcttcaaaaggaaacaacagcacagatacagcctttaggaaatcgaaaatgcttttattgaaatacagatagaagaaaaaatatgcatatgtggtagcccccggccaaccctgcacgcctgaaaggggtgcggggttggcccgagcccgaaacctgacacccgaactccattaggggtagaagcgacgaaggtgttcgatgttccacgggttaggcagctctgtgccgtcgcccgtggccagccgaacggagcccggccgggggacgccgatcactcgatacggaccctcccacattggtgagagcttgctcaatccagcacgcgtttggacgcggcgtaggacgaggtcgtcgacgcagagtgatcgtgcccggacgtggcgctgatggtagcgccgcaggctctgctggtagcgtgcggctcggagggccgcgcgccgccttcgctcttccaagtagtcgaggtcatttctgcgaagctgatcttgatcagcctcgcagtacatggtgccCCGAGAGGacttcagggtgagctcggatgggagaaccgcctccgcgccgtagacgaggaagaaaggcgtttccccggttgctcggcttggtgtggttcggtttgcccagagcactgctggcaactcctcgatccacgaatcgccatgcttcttgaggatgttgaaggtcttggttttaaggcctttgaggatttccgcattggcgcgctccacttggccattgcttctggggtgggcgggtgaggcgaagcagagtttaatgcccat
This window of the Oryza sativa Japonica Group chromosome 4, ASM3414082v1 genome carries:
- the LOC136355999 gene encoding uncharacterized protein; protein product: MEALQAERVELDAAWARVEEGRRSVEAMVEVGRKAHRRHVSELEARRKMLGEIARGVEEERGAALIATTVMNEAQDNLRLQYGSWEAELGKKLDAARGVLDAAAARERRAAETEVASRRREETLEARAMALEERACVVERDLADREAAVAIREVTLAVHEAACAEEESALRLREDTLTERERALEEAEAAAQRLAESASLREAAQEDQARRNLESARAERAALNQRAAELEAQARELDARARSGGAATGDSDLAARLAAAEHTIADLQGALHSSTGEVEALRLAGEIGPSMLRDAVSRLDRVGRQAGLWGGRTVKYAANQGGLAQRLSEMAGTLQRLPEELEGTIKSSSRDLARGAVELVLASYQARDPDFSPWTALDEFPPGTEDGARAQVRDAADHIVHSFEGSAPRLAFALNSDEEGDDGGVGDSGDEAGDPGASE